The Lachnospiraceae bacterium oral taxon 500 genome window below encodes:
- a CDS encoding RNA polymerase subunit sigma, producing MTDENKYIYVRGRKIRVSDEVYKAYKKELNHEAHLNRQSRKYKVYGFEDYKLDLNSIADEHVDIEKIIETKMRIEDLYKALEKLNDEEKELIYAIYFEEKTLKDIANTHDTNLMKISRIRDKILRKLRDMLDR from the coding sequence ATGACAGATGAGAACAAATACATTTATGTCAGAGGCAGGAAGATAAGGGTATCTGACGAGGTGTATAAGGCATATAAAAAAGAATTAAATCACGAAGCTCATTTAAATAGACAAAGCAGAAAGTATAAAGTCTACGGATTTGAGGACTATAAGCTCGATTTAAATTCCATTGCAGATGAACATGTAGATATCGAAAAAATCATTGAAACAAAGATGAGGATTGAGGATCTGTATAAAGCATTGGAAAAGTTAAATGATGAAGAGAAAGAACTGATTTATGCAATCTACTTTGAAGAAAAGACACTCAAAGATATTGCAAATACACACGATACCAATCTGATGAAGATCAGCCGTATTAGAGATAAGATTCTAAGAAAGCTGAGAGATATGTTGGATAGGTAG
- a CDS encoding plasmid mobilization relaxosome protein MobC: protein MANRIRKNGIYLMLSDDELEILNKKYELSGCKTLRQFMMKCILEKDIFVLDMKVFKEMSANIGRITGSINQIAKRVNSTAVIYKDDINDLKKLLEKQGKDIYFLRKKLYELGNL from the coding sequence ATGGCAAACAGAATAAGAAAAAACGGAATATACCTTATGCTTTCCGATGATGAACTTGAAATTTTGAACAAAAAATATGAACTGTCCGGTTGTAAAACTCTCCGTCAGTTTATGATGAAATGTATATTGGAAAAAGATATTTTTGTACTGGATATGAAAGTGTTTAAGGAGATGTCCGCAAATATCGGAAGAATTACAGGCAGTATCAATCAAATTGCAAAAAGAGTAAATTCAACAGCTGTAATCTACAAAGATGACATCAATGATTTAAAAAAACTTTTGGAAAAGCAAGGAAAAGACATCTATTTTCTTCGCAAAAAGCTGTATGAATTAGGGAACTTATGA
- a CDS encoding DNA-binding response regulator, with translation MNIAIVDDRKEDREKLGGILLKYANAGGEKLNIEHFESAEALLDNYQPFLYTILFLDIYMDGMSGMQAAEIIRKTDSDIILVFLTTSAEHHVAALHNHAFDYIEKPAKQVQVFRIMDDILKRKTDLTQSLSFSVNRTEYHLALNDIVAVSASAHNVEIYDKYGNTYAPRLTFSSVCDEIFQDKRFLLILRGVIVNMDFIQSFKSGVCYLESGVEFPCNLRKEKQFVSTWQNYIFQKLRKEAMERRHKTKQ, from the coding sequence ATGAACATTGCCATTGTAGATGACAGGAAAGAGGACAGAGAAAAGCTTGGCGGCATTCTTTTAAAGTATGCGAATGCCGGCGGTGAAAAACTGAATATAGAGCATTTTGAAAGTGCAGAAGCTTTGCTTGACAACTATCAGCCTTTCCTCTATACGATTCTTTTTCTGGACATCTATATGGACGGGATGAGCGGAATGCAGGCGGCTGAAATTATTCGTAAAACAGATTCCGATATTATTTTGGTTTTTCTGACGACCAGTGCGGAACACCATGTAGCAGCCTTGCACAATCATGCCTTTGATTATATCGAAAAACCGGCAAAGCAGGTGCAGGTTTTTCGGATTATGGACGATATTTTAAAGAGAAAGACAGATTTAACTCAGAGCCTTTCCTTTTCTGTAAACAGGACAGAGTATCATCTTGCCCTTAATGATATTGTGGCAGTAAGTGCCTCTGCCCACAATGTTGAGATTTATGATAAATACGGAAATACCTATGCACCCCGCTTGACCTTTTCAAGCGTTTGTGATGAGATTTTTCAGGATAAAAGATTTCTCCTCATCCTACGGGGCGTGATAGTCAATATGGACTTTATACAGAGCTTTAAAAGCGGAGTCTGCTACCTTGAAAGCGGGGTTGAATTTCCCTGCAATCTCAGAAAAGAAAAGCAGTTTGTATCCACTTGGCAAAATTATATTTTCCAGAAATTAAGAAAAGAAGCTATGGAAAGGAGGCACAAGACAAAACAATGA
- a CDS encoding endonuclease translates to MAVTKIHPIKKTLYLALDYIMNEDKTDGKILISSFGCNPKTAHLEFEQTKRECNSKAKILARHLIQAFAPGETTPEQAHQIGLELCERVLQGKYEYVLTTHIDKGHLHNHILFNNVSFETGKAYQSNKRSYHQIRTVSDDLCRENGLSVIDENYKKFKSRYSTNGKSYMEYTEFKRGNSWKNMLQLAIDKAVLKAKTYEEFLKTMEEFGYEIKIGKYLSFRHKDKRDKGRFTRAKASTLGEDYTKERIKERIEEPNKYQIYANKKRHYEKCFYKKPDTIVDMKNNEKVKSSKGYEIWAGKHNMKTMADALNEMRNYGVNSYNELDKKLQETASKRQDTLGKIKQIESSMKEIYSAIENKNTISKNQLIYDMYRKDKENKAFYEEYKPQIIAYEMAMKGIENSKHKLLSIQNLSDKYMLLEQEKATLMEKYSSQNSMLHSLQQAKKNTDLYLDNHLEK, encoded by the coding sequence ATGGCAGTTACAAAAATTCATCCGATTAAAAAAACACTATATTTAGCCTTAGACTATATTATGAATGAGGATAAAACCGATGGAAAAATCCTTATTTCCTCTTTTGGCTGCAATCCTAAAACAGCCCATCTTGAGTTTGAACAGACAAAAAGAGAATGTAATTCCAAAGCAAAAATCTTGGCAAGGCATCTAATCCAAGCATTCGCTCCGGGTGAAACTACGCCTGAGCAGGCACATCAAATAGGGCTGGAACTATGCGAGAGAGTATTGCAAGGAAAATATGAGTATGTACTTACTACCCATATCGACAAAGGACATCTGCACAATCATATTCTGTTTAACAATGTCAGCTTTGAAACAGGCAAGGCATATCAAAGTAACAAAAGAAGCTATCATCAAATCCGAACGGTCAGTGATGATTTATGTAGAGAAAATGGCTTATCCGTTATTGATGAAAACTACAAAAAATTCAAAAGCAGATACTCTACAAATGGCAAAAGCTATATGGAATATACGGAATTTAAGAGGGGAAATTCTTGGAAAAATATGCTACAGCTTGCGATTGATAAAGCTGTTTTAAAGGCCAAAACCTACGAGGAATTTCTAAAGACAATGGAAGAGTTCGGTTATGAAATTAAGATTGGCAAGTATCTTTCCTTTCGGCATAAAGATAAAAGAGATAAGGGAAGATTTACTCGTGCCAAAGCATCTACTTTAGGGGAAGATTATACAAAAGAGAGAATCAAGGAACGCATCGAAGAGCCGAATAAATATCAGATTTATGCCAATAAGAAACGGCATTATGAAAAATGCTTCTACAAGAAACCGGATACTATTGTAGATATGAAAAACAATGAAAAGGTAAAATCCTCTAAGGGCTATGAAATATGGGCAGGCAAACATAATATGAAAACTATGGCAGATGCCTTAAATGAAATGAGAAACTATGGTGTAAATTCTTATAATGAGCTTGATAAAAAACTGCAAGAAACGGCTTCCAAAAGGCAAGATACATTAGGTAAAATCAAGCAAATAGAAAGCTCTATGAAAGAAATCTATTCTGCCATTGAAAATAAAAATACAATCTCTAAAAATCAACTAATCTATGATATGTATAGGAAAGATAAGGAAAATAAAGCCTTTTATGAGGAGTATAAGCCGCAGATAATCGCCTATGAAATGGCTATGAAAGGGATTGAAAATTCCAAGCATAAACTATTAAGCATTCAAAATTTATCTGATAAATATATGCTTTTAGAACAGGAAAAAGCTACACTTATGGAAAAATATTCCTCTCAAAACTCTATGCTTCATAGCCTGCAACAGGCAAAGAAAAATACAGATTTGTATCTTGATAATCATTTGGAGAAATAA
- a CDS encoding single-stranded DNA-binding protein → MRLEKGDVIKTALSENTTVLDVKDNQAILFSGTQFVLATGVKENKESGKFEWDNGRYADDLKSISDMQNNNFEMMKDTLSFLAEYNHSDFVKGMISLETGIENEDTLDTAYDNYMNDKIMGLIDETFYHYIDENEIKTPALESGKEDKSSALSAKENTKENENTMTNDKSDENMEKADTINIDGNIASDIDIKHLTSKDGKDFTVASFAIAENDKEGKVKYTNCLAYNDKVSSVENLKKGDFVHIFGKEKISQGKDGKEYMSLKVYSAKLLKAKEQVKTNQKTKETKKSSALGKLKEYKEKAGEKSREQSGIKKEKNVER, encoded by the coding sequence ATGAGATTAGAAAAAGGCGATGTTATAAAAACGGCATTAAGTGAAAATACAACAGTTTTAGATGTGAAAGACAATCAGGCAATCTTGTTTTCAGGTACTCAGTTTGTACTTGCAACAGGGGTAAAAGAAAACAAGGAAAGCGGAAAATTTGAATGGGATAACGGACGATATGCCGATGACTTAAAAAGCATTTCCGATATGCAAAACAATAACTTTGAAATGATGAAAGATACACTTTCCTTTTTAGCGGAGTACAATCATAGCGATTTTGTAAAAGGAATGATCTCTTTGGAAACCGGAATAGAAAACGAAGATACCCTTGATACTGCCTATGATAACTATATGAATGATAAGATTATGGGCTTGATTGATGAAACATTTTATCATTATATAGATGAAAATGAGATTAAAACGCCTGCTTTAGAAAGCGGAAAAGAAGATAAGAGCAGTGCCTTATCTGCAAAAGAAAATACAAAAGAAAATGAGAACACTATGACAAATGATAAGTCAGATGAAAATATGGAAAAAGCAGATACTATAAATATTGACGGCAATATTGCTTCGGATATAGACATTAAACATTTGACATCAAAAGACGGCAAAGATTTTACGGTTGCAAGTTTTGCGATTGCTGAAAATGACAAAGAAGGAAAAGTAAAATATACCAACTGTTTAGCCTATAACGATAAGGTAAGCAGCGTGGAAAACTTAAAAAAAGGAGATTTTGTGCATATATTCGGAAAAGAAAAAATCAGTCAGGGAAAGGACGGGAAGGAATATATGTCCCTTAAAGTGTACTCTGCGAAGCTGTTAAAAGCCAAAGAACAGGTCAAAACAAATCAAAAGACAAAGGAAACAAAGAAATCTTCAGCACTTGGCAAGTTAAAGGAATATAAGGAAAAGGCAGGCGAAAAATCAAGAGAACAAAGCGGTATCAAGAAAGAGAAAAATGTAGAGCGATAA
- a CDS encoding histidine kinase, translating into MNEQLARTLLEYFVLIPAAILCYLPMRKQIRYLLCRLLIMAVLAFLILSVLGSFAEIYFPSDANVILLPVLIGCFTFYVHSIKAPISKAAAIFVNVMAVMSILANFAACFDAAKHPSLGINSASMDYTLFLLAASTILAIPVGFFFGKYGSKLVERLHIANVYLMTLPFSGAILMINLFMRPLKYETFYVNRVGTAVRIILSIVFFIWMVMNVVFYFIVSILLDAAKSEQERKILKIQEKQYDTQMKYISDSARARHDFRQILITLKNMAELGNTDAVNAYLADYMRELPTNETLIYTKNNAVNAVLNFYAAQAKNEGIDVSFSIDIDKWQILSDVELCTMIGNLLENAIDAAKNADDKERFIELTMTTHGGCWLYIVETNGFDGNIKRKSGEYYSTKRNGRGLGIASIKSTVEKYNGQVEFSHDEQEFYVNIAIPLNED; encoded by the coding sequence ATGAATGAACAGCTTGCCCGAACCTTATTGGAATATTTTGTGCTGATACCGGCGGCTATCCTTTGTTATCTTCCGATGAGAAAGCAGATTAGATACCTGCTTTGCCGGCTTTTGATAATGGCAGTCCTTGCGTTCCTTATCCTTTCCGTTTTAGGCTCTTTTGCGGAGATATATTTTCCTTCCGATGCCAATGTCATCCTGCTTCCTGTACTGATAGGGTGCTTTACTTTTTATGTCCACAGTATAAAGGCACCTATCAGCAAGGCGGCTGCAATATTTGTAAATGTGATGGCGGTGATGTCCATACTGGCAAATTTTGCCGCCTGTTTTGATGCGGCAAAACATCCGAGTCTCGGTATCAATTCTGCGAGCATGGACTACACCCTTTTTCTCTTAGCGGCAAGTACGATACTGGCAATTCCTGTCGGATTTTTCTTTGGAAAATATGGGAGTAAACTGGTGGAACGACTGCATATTGCAAACGTGTATCTTATGACACTCCCTTTTTCAGGCGCTATCTTAATGATTAATCTTTTTATGCGTCCGCTAAAATACGAAACCTTTTATGTAAACAGGGTCGGTACTGCGGTACGGATTATCCTTTCGATTGTCTTTTTTATCTGGATGGTCATGAATGTCGTGTTTTATTTCATTGTAAGTATATTGCTGGATGCAGCAAAGTCCGAGCAGGAAAGAAAAATCCTGAAAATACAGGAAAAGCAATACGATACCCAGATGAAATATATCAGTGATTCGGCGAGGGCAAGACATGATTTCAGACAGATACTGATAACCTTAAAAAATATGGCAGAATTGGGCAATACAGATGCCGTCAATGCCTACCTTGCAGACTATATGAGAGAGCTTCCGACAAACGAAACGCTTATCTATACCAAAAACAATGCCGTAAATGCCGTTTTGAATTTTTATGCGGCACAGGCAAAAAACGAGGGAATAGATGTCAGTTTCAGCATTGACATTGATAAATGGCAGATACTTTCCGATGTTGAGCTGTGTACGATGATTGGCAACCTTTTAGAAAATGCGATAGATGCCGCGAAAAATGCTGACGACAAAGAGCGTTTTATTGAACTCACTATGACGACACACGGAGGCTGTTGGCTCTATATTGTGGAAACCAACGGCTTTGACGGAAATATAAAGAGGAAAAGCGGAGAATATTATTCCACAAAAAGAAACGGCAGAGGTCTTGGGATTGCCTCTATCAAATCCACAGTGGAGAAATACAACGGGCAAGTGGAGTTTTCCCATGACGAACAGGAATTTTATGTCAATATCGCCATTCCGCTTAATGAAGATTAA